The following proteins are co-located in the Callithrix jacchus isolate 240 chromosome 10, calJac240_pri, whole genome shotgun sequence genome:
- the DGAT2 gene encoding diacylglycerol O-acyltransferase 2 isoform X2 → MTSGTGSSILSALQDLFSVTWINRSKVEKQLQVISVLQWVLSFLVMGVACSAILMYIFCTDCWLIAVLYFTWLVFDWNTPKKGGRRSQWVRNWAVWRYFRDYFPIQLVKTHNLSTTRNYIFGYHPHGIMGLGAFCNFSTEATEVSKKFPGIRPYLATLAGNFRMPVLREYLMSGGICPVNRDTIDYLLSKNGSGNAIIIVVGGAAESLSSMPGKNAVTLRNRKGFVKLALRHGADLVPIYSFGENEVYKQVIFEEGSWGRWVQKKFQKYIGFAPCIFHGRGLFSSDTWGLVPYSKPITTVVGEPITIPKLEHPTQQDIDLYHTMYMEALVKLFDKHKTKFGLPETEVLEVN, encoded by the exons GTACTGGCTCCAGCATCCTCTCCGCCCTCCAGGACCTCTTCTCCGTCACCTGGATCAATAGGTCCAAGGTGGAAAAGCAGCTACAGGTCATCTCAGTGCTCCAGTGGGTCCTTTCCTTCCTTGTAATGG GAGTGGCCTGCAGTGCCATCCTCATGTACATATTCTGCACCGATTGCTGGCTCATCGCTGTGCTCTACTTCACTTGGCTGGTGTTTGACTGGAACACACCCAAGAAAG GTGGCAGAAGGTCACAGTGGGTTCGAAACTGGGCCGTGTGGCGCTACTTCCGGGACTACTTTCCCATCCAG CTGGTGAAGACACACAACCTGTCGACAACCAGGAACTATATCTTTGGATACCACCCCCATGGCATCATGGGCCTGGGTGCCTTCTGCAACTTCAGCACAGAGGCCACAGAAGTGAGCAAGAAGTTCCCGGGCATACGGCCTTACCTGGCAACACTGGCAGGCAACTTCCGAATGCCTGTGCTGAGGGAGTACCTGATGTCTGGAG gCATCTGCCCTGTCAACCGGGACACCATAGACTATTTGCTTTCAAAGAATGGGAGTGGCAATGCCATCATCATCGTGGTGGGGGGCGCAGCTGAGTCTCTAAGTTCCATGCCTGGAAAGAATGCAGTAACCCTGAGGAATCGCAAGGGCTTTGTGAAACTAGCCCTGCGCCATGG AGCTGACTTGGTTCCCATCTACTCCTTTGGAGAGAATGAAGTATACAAGCAGGTGATCTTCGAGGAGGGCTCCTGGGGCCGATGGGTCCAGAAGAAGTTCCAGAAATACATTGGCTTTGCTCCATGCATCTTCCATGGCCGAGGCCTCTTCTCCTCTGACACCTGGGGGCTGGTGCCCTACTCCAAGCCCATCACCACTGTTG TGGGAGAGCCCATCACCATCCCCAAGCTGGAGCACCCGACCCAGCAGGACATCGACCTGTACCACACCATGTACATGGAGGCCCTGGTGAAACTCTTCGACAAGCACAAGACCAAATTCGGCCTCCCAGAGACTGAGGTCCTGGAGGTGAACTGA